A stretch of DNA from Desulfovibrio gilichinskyi:
GATGGTATTTCTCCCCAGCATTTAGAGTTTAATAAGCTTGAAGCACGCCTTGCTAAAGGCGAAGTAAAAGAGCTTATTCTAGCCCTCGGTGCGACGGTGGAAGCTGAAGGAACGGCTTCATACATTAAAAATATGGTTCAAAATCGTTTTCCTCAGGTAGAACTGAGCCGTCTTGCTCAGGGAATTCCTATTGGTACCGAAGTGAAACACACAGATAAAGAGACTCTTCGGCAGTCTCTTGAATATCGTCAGAAATTATAGATAGTTAATTTTCTTGACTGCTGAATTAACAGTTTCGATACTCTTCATCCTGAGAATATCAGGTGACCTGCATCAATTTAATATGAAAATTTTTTATAAGAATAACTTTGATAAGGAAATCTGATGTCGGACACTCTGATTGGTGAAGTGCGAACAGTTGTCTATCACAATGAAGAGAACGGTTATGTTGTAGCACGTATTTCTTCAAAAGATGAGCCTTCACAGATTACTGTTGTTGGCTGTTTAGGACAACTTACGCCCGGAGATTCCGCAGAATTTCAGGGGCATTGGAAACAGCATGCTAAATTCGGACGTCAGTTTGAAGCGGACATTTATGAACGCATTCGTCCGGCGACTGAAGCCGGTGTGATCAGATTCCTTAAGTCTTCATCCCTTAAAGGTATAGGGGAAGCCATTGCAACTGAAATGGTAAGCGAATTCGGAGTTGGAGTTCTTGATATTCTTGATGAAGAACCTGAAAAACTTTTGAAGATAAAAGGCATTTCCCAAAAGAAACTTGATGGGATTGTCGAGTCATGGCAATCGCAGCGCGAAATAAAAAATCTGATTATTTTTCTTCATACACATGAAGTTCCTCCGACATATGCCACGCGGATATTTAATCTTTACGGCGCACAATCAGTCAAACGAATCAGCGAAAATCCGTACGAACTGGCTTACGATATTCGCGGTATTGGTTTTAAAACTGCCGATACCATGGCCCTTAAACTCGGCTTTGCAGAAGATTCTCCGCAGCGAATCGAAGCTGCAATCATTTATTCCCTTTTTTCCGTCAGTGAACGGGGCGGTCATATGTTCAGTCCGCGTGAGAAGCTGGAGGAAGATGTTTCCAAAATGCTAGGCGGAGTAGATCCGTCTCTGATTGCGTACGGAATCAGTGCTCTTGAAGATAGGAAACGGATCAGAGTAGAAAACCTTCCTGAGCAGGATATTGATCAGGCTGTTTTTCTGATGCACTTTTACAGATTTGAAAGCGAAATATGTAAACGGTTGCACGGGCTTGTCAGCCATCCGTCACCTGTCAGCAAAGAAAAAGTTGAAAAAGCTTTGCCGGAAGTTGAAAAGGAACTGGGGTTCACTCTTTCCGCAGAACAACGGGAAGCTGTCTTTGATGCCTGCGTGAACAAATTTTTTATTATTACCGGCGGACCGGGGACAGGTAAGACTACAATAACCCGCGCTGTTGTACTGACTCTTAGTGAACTGGGTCTTAAAGTTAAGCTTGCAGCACCCACCGGTCGAGCCGCAAAGAGACTTTCGGAAGCGACAGGACGTTCTGCATCCACTATTCACAGAATGTTGCAATATACCCCGGATAACGGCGGTTTTTATTACAATGAAGATCAGAAGCTGAAGGCTGATGTTTTAGTTGTTG
This window harbors:
- the recD2 gene encoding SF1B family DNA helicase RecD2, yielding MSDTLIGEVRTVVYHNEENGYVVARISSKDEPSQITVVGCLGQLTPGDSAEFQGHWKQHAKFGRQFEADIYERIRPATEAGVIRFLKSSSLKGIGEAIATEMVSEFGVGVLDILDEEPEKLLKIKGISQKKLDGIVESWQSQREIKNLIIFLHTHEVPPTYATRIFNLYGAQSVKRISENPYELAYDIRGIGFKTADTMALKLGFAEDSPQRIEAAIIYSLFSVSERGGHMFSPREKLEEDVSKMLGGVDPSLIAYGISALEDRKRIRVENLPEQDIDQAVFLMHFYRFESEICKRLHGLVSHPSPVSKEKVEKALPEVEKELGFTLSAEQREAVFDACVNKFFIITGGPGTGKTTITRAVVLTLSELGLKVKLAAPTGRAAKRLSEATGRSASTIHRMLQYTPDNGGFYYNEDQKLKADVLVVDEASMLDSQLCLSVLRAVPLTCRVIFVGDVNQLPSVGPGNVLSDLLQSGEVPSAVLSHIFRQAQESYIVVNAHRINDGLFPLDHPADAPEADFFWIPQESPLKVQEMIAQTVCERIPERYDLDPMTDIQVLTPMHKGDVGTQKLNALLQERLNPSKGKSLKRGFVEYRVGDRILQLRNNYEKEVFNGDLGRVMYIDTDANELTAEFDGNIVHYEMSDLDELSLAYAVSVHKSQGSEYPAIVMPIVSQHYLLLQRNLLYTALTRARTLAVLVGSKRAFHIGLNNITAGKRFTNLRYRIKQIFDENLL